The genomic DNA TGCAAGGGGCCAGGAAGGCATCGCGCCTGAGACAATGCAGACTCCAGTGACCATTCCTGTGCCTGTGCTCCGGCTGCCCCGGGGCCCTGATGGCTTCAGCCGTGGCTTTGCCCCTGATGGACGGAGAGCTCCTCTGAAGCCAGAGGTTCCTCAAATCCAGGAGTGCCCCATAGCTCAAGAATCCCTGGAATCCCAGGAGCAGAGGGCCCGAGCCGCCCTTCGGGAGCGATACCTCCGAAGCCTGCTGGCCATGGTGGGTCATCAGGTGAGCTTCACATTGCACGAGGGTGTGCGTGTGGCTGCCCACTTTGGAGCCACCGATCTGGACGTGGCCAACTTCTACGTGTCACAGCTGCAGACGCCCATAGGTGTGCAAGCAGAGGCGCTGCTCCGATGTAGTGACATTATTTCGTATACCTTTAAGCCATAAAGACATTGTTCACCTTTCTGCTTGAGGCTAAGCCACTGTATCCCAGGCCTTCCAATGTTCCTGAGCCAGGAACTCTGGGCCCCATGGAGTTATGAGCTCCTATGGAATTCTGAGCCAAGGTTTAAGCAAGTCTGGACTCCTGATACCACCTGGGTCTAATCAGCAAAATTCTGCAACTCTAGGAATTCTAAGATCCCATGGGAAGGAATGCTGTA from Callithrix jacchus isolate 240 chromosome 19, calJac240_pri, whole genome shotgun sequence includes the following:
- the LOC100391187 gene encoding gem-associated protein 7, translating into MQTPVTIPVPVLRLPRGPDGFSRGFAPDGRRAPLKPEVPQIQECPIAQESLESQEQRARAALRERYLRSLLAMVGHQVSFTLHEGVRVAAHFGATDLDVANFYVSQLQTPIGVQAEALLRCSDIISYTFKP